A DNA window from Centropristis striata isolate RG_2023a ecotype Rhode Island chromosome 10, C.striata_1.0, whole genome shotgun sequence contains the following coding sequences:
- the txndc9 gene encoding thioredoxin domain-containing protein 9 isoform X1: MVIVIQREFHTEQATMDGQSIQSMDIITKVLEQSVKQVEEKVDAQLSKLNEMDEDDLERLKERRLEALKKAQKQKQEWLSKGHGEYREIPSEKDFFGEVKESKNVVCHFYRNSTFRCKILDKHLAILAKKHVETKFIKLNVEKAPFLSERLRIKVIPTLALLIDGKTKDYVAGFSDLGNTDEFSTEMLEWRLGCADVINYSGNLMEPPTSAQRSSTKFTKVEKKTIRGRGYDSDSDSEDD; this comes from the exons ATGGTGATCGTA ATTCAGAGAGAGTTTCACACTGAGCAGGCAACCATGGACGGCCAATCAATACAATCGATGGACATCATAACAAAGGTTTTGGAGCAATCAGTCAAGCAGGTGGAGGAGAAGGTGGATGCACAGCTGAGCAAACTAAATGAAATGGATGAAGATGATTTGGAGAGACTGAAGGAGAGGCGACTAGAGGCGCTGAAAAAAGCCCAAAAGCAGAAGCAG GAGTGGTTGTCTAAAGGCCATGGAGAGTACAGAGAGATCCCAAGTGAGAAAGACTTTTTCGGCGAGGTCAAAGAGAGCAAGAATGTTGTCTGCCACTTTTACAGAAATTCCACCTTCAG ATGCAAGATCCTTGACAAACACTTGGCCATCTTGGCAAAGAAGCATGTTGAAACCAAATTCATAAAACTGAATGTGGAAAAGGCCCCTTTTCTGTCAGAGAGGCTCCGGATCAAGGTCATTCCGACGCTGGCCTTGCTGATAGATGGAAAAACAAAGGACTATGTGGCTGGATTCTCTGACTTGGGAAACACAGACGAATTCTCCACAGAGATGCTTGAATGGAGACTCGGCTGCGCAGATGTCATTAACTACAG CGGTAACCTGATGGAGCCTCCTACATCGGCACAGAGGTCCAGCACAAAGTTCACAAAGGTCGAGAAGAAAACCATCAGAGGGCGAGGTTACGACTCAGACTCTGATTCTGAAGACGACTGA
- the cracdla gene encoding capping protein-inhibiting regulator of actin dynamics produces the protein MESFSGDTEESTEDIPGRKKSKLKSLKTRLFGRSKRGGEEGDAKLSQSASDITAGKGLGSEEDLACSQGMMGSRALSHDSIFLADQDILTDAEPARVLSQENVHSKIKALQIKLQQQKMHLGPPPMVLPVRRPEERGSRSEDDSVPHSPSEISGALSKTSSQPSSRPLSPIPKPAPTKPLTPSLPLSVSSNSSSSAAVEAPLDFSSPVQFTPCLDTSAARHRMSVKPRNQRASTKKTPTANDSKSHLQTLNNINPPESVREEEQQLNTQEEVILETEQSPEVAAITSEVPKSSGLEASQQDQNLPGRMPSASTQVLRVKPPRPADAMPSERPHSSYISSEVKDKREDFEIQVLSHDKRNTVNKAEVSSEPVQRLQGETNMIRGIKRPTTGAGSFHFSITTAKNRDAERPRSGSFVGVLGPTEVKQRTVGGAEDKPFTVGRLRQEGALHKSPVLPWDRKDSLKTETESSQEVVEEAAEAQEVEEDEGKTAFGVKLRSTSLSVRLRSEASTNSKPPVSEEQCDNLKKQDIRDIRLADPTPPGLSLPLKHNLPSTGSPHIMETETTSSNPKEVETAVAGPQQPQPSPQTASSEVSWMSMAMEKTRSLQQLFTSRFPRDFTGAQTAARPQAQVETQTVKTQQSTTTHEAANQPSNDAVKAETVQSRSQAQTVKPSVMAVQQKTSLLQANACKEPQTLKQSSELQSASHPAVQTSPWTAQYSAQTDTSSQSTQGSATQSLAQSYLSSGQQQPPWSNRGFQPATQLKSTTSVSTTSSASAPPTVSALGRGEREATVQEKEGASQTGRRAVWAGSVSGKAAFLEKRAEWTAPPGTKGVELKKAQTEVQTSDESSASIKPTPLSRDIKPEGKQGVSPSESSPTKVPDRPREEKWLRKNMASPSSRSSSPTMPSALQSMSDSGQPSWMELAKRKSMAWSDKSMD, from the exons ATGGAGTCTTTCTCTGGAGATACAGAAGAAAGCACCGAAGACATTCCAG GACGTAAAAAGTCCAAACTAAAGTCTCTGAAAACTCGTCTCTTCGGGAGGAGTAagagaggaggtgaagaaggAGACGCCAAGCTCAGCCAGTCAGCCAGTGACATTACTGCAGGAAAGGGACTTGGATCTGAAGAGGATTTGGC ATGCTCCCAGGGGATGATGGGATCACGGGCATTGTCCCATGACAGCATCTTTTTGGCTGATCAGGACATCCTGACAGATGCTGAACCAGCCAGGGTCTTATCCCAGGAGAACGTCCACAGCAAAATCAAAGCTCTGCAG ATAAAGCTTCAGCAGCAGAAGATGCATCTGGGGCCGCCACCGATGGTTCTACCAGTCAGACGTCCAGAGGAACGGGGAAGCCGCTCCGAGGATGACAGTGTTCCCCACAGCCCGTCTGAGATCTCAGGAGCCCTCAGCAAG actTCATCTCAGCCATCCTCTCGTCCACTCTCACCCATCCCCAAACCTGCACCAACCAAACCTCTGACTCCATCCCTgcctctttctgtctcctccaattcttcttcctctgctgctgttgaggCTCCGTTGGACTTTAGCTCTCCAGTCCAGTTCACCCCCTGCCTGGATACCTCCGCTGCACGTCACCGGATGTCTGTCAAGCCCAGAAACCAGAGAGCCAGCACCAAGAAGACGCCCACTGCA AATGACTCCAAGTCTCACTTACAAACCCTAAACAACATTAATCCCCCTGAGTCTGTGAGAGAAGAAGAGCAGCAGCTTAATACTCAAGAGGAGGTGATATTAGAAACAGAACAATCCCCAGAGGTGGCAGCAATCACATCAGAGGTACCCAAGTCATCCGGCCTAGAAGCTTCCCAACAGGACCAAAATCTCCCTGGAAGAATGCCCTCCGCATCCACCCAGGTACTTAGAGTCAAGCCTCCCAGACCAGCGGATGCAATGCCCAGTGAACGGCCACATTCCTCCTATATATCTTCAGAAGTGAAGGACAAAAGAGAAGATTTTGAGATACAGGTGCTGTCCCATGATAAGAGAAACACTGTAAACAAGGCTGAAGTCTCCTCTGAACCGGTTCAGCGGCTACAAGGTGAGACAAATATGATAAGAGGAATAAAGAGACCAACAACAGGAGCTGGCTCCTTCCACTTCTCCATCACCACGGCCAAAAACCGAGATGCAGAAAGACCCCGATCGGGCAGTTTTGTGGGAGTGCTGGGGCCGACTGAAGTCAAGCAGAGAACAGTAGGGGGGGCAGAGGATAAACCCTTCACTGTGGGAAGACTTAGACAAGAGGGAGCTCTACACAAAAGCCCAGTCCTTCCATGGGACAGGAAGGACAGCCTCAAGACGGAGACGGAGAGCAGccaggaggtggtggaggaggcagCGGAGGCTCAGGAGGTTGAGGAGGATGAAGGCAAGACAGCGTTTGGTGTAAAACTGCGCTCCACATCTCTGTCCGTTAGACTTCGGTCTGAAGCTTCTACAAATTCAAAGCCACCAGTGAGTGAGGAGCAATGTGACAACCTGAAGAAACAGGACATAAGAGACATCCGGCTGGCAG ATCCAACCCCACCGGGCCTCTCCCTTCCACTGAAGCATAACCTGCCATCTACTGGCAGTCCTCACATCATGGAGACAGAAACCACCTCCTCAAACCCTAAAGAAGTTGAAACTGCTGTTGCAGGGCCCCAGCAGCCCCAGCCTTCCCCCCAAACGGCCTCATCAGAGGTGTCCTGGATGAGCATGGCGATGGAAAAGACCAGAAGCCTCCAGCAGCTTTTTACTAGTAGATTTCCCAGAGATTTTACAGGCGCGCAGACAGCGGCTCGACCACAAGCACAAGTGGAGACACAgactgtaaaaacacaacaaagcacAACAACACATGAGGCTGCCAATCAGCCATCGAATGATGCAGTCAAAGCAGAAACAGTGCAAAGTAGAAGTCAAGCACAGACTGTTAAACCATCAGTAATGGCGGTGCAACAGAAGACGTCTCTTTTACAGGCAAATGCCTGCAAAGAAccacaaacattaaaacaaagcaGTGAACTTCAGTCTGCATCTCATCCAGCTGTACAGACCAGCCCATGGACAGCCCAGTACTCTGCACAAACAGACACTTCATCTCAGTCTACACAAGGGAGTGCCACACAGTCTCTTGCACAATCCTACCTTTCCTCAGGCCAGCAGCAACCCCCCTGGAGCAATCGAGGTTTTCAACCCGCCACCCAGCTCAAATCAACAACCTCAGTTTCTACCACCTCTTCGGCTTCAGCTCCTCCTACAGTGTCTGCCTTGGGAAGAGGGGAAAGAGAAGCCACCGTGCAGGAAAAAGAGGGTGCATCACAGACAGGAAGACGGGCAGTTTGGGCCGGATCAGTGAGCGGGAAGGCTGCTTTTTTGGAGAAACGGGCAGAGTGGACAGCTCCACCTGGAACCAAGGGG GTGGAATTGAAGAAAGCTCAAACAGAGGTGCAGACATCAGATGAATCTTCTGCCTCCATCAAACCCACGCCTCTAAGCAGAGACATAAAACCAGAGGGAAAACAAGGG GTTTCTCCTTCAGAATCAAGTCCCACCAAAGTCCCAGACAGGCCTCGTGAGGAGAAATGGCTGAGGAAAAACATGGCGTCACCTTCATCTCGCTCATCGTCACCTACAATGCCGTCAGCGCTGCAGTCCATGTCTGACAGCGGCCAGCCATCCTGGATGGAACTTGCAAAACGGAAGTCAATGGCCTGGAGTGATAAGTCCATGGACTGA
- the mitd1 gene encoding MIT domain-containing protein 1, with the protein MTQNHVPGMETSAISVLKRAVELDNVSRFQESLVCYQEGIQLLMDVLKAVKDDSKRGHYREKIKGYMDRAEQIKAHVNQLKEDGKYHEQIRIAEDATGYSFETLFKPYMNSFLTEVWVQDPYIRHTHQLYNFLRFCEMLLKASCKVKKIHLLTSQDEADSSQQSSALAELKESLSGQGVTLDLQYSSTIHDREIRFDNGWIIKIGRGLDYFKRPKGRFSIGYCDYDLRQCHETNVDIFHTKHTKTL; encoded by the exons atgacacaaaatcatgTGCCAGGGATGGAAACGTCCGCCATCTCCGTCCTGAAGCGGGCAGTGGAGCTGGATAACGTCAGCCGCTTCCAGGAGTCTCTCGTCTGCTACCAGGAGGGCATCCAGCTGCTGATGGACGTGCTGAAAG CTGTGAAAGATGACTCAAAGAGAGGACACTACAGGGAGAAGATAAAGGGCTACATGGACAGAGCAGAGCAAATCAAAGCTCATGTGAACCAGCTGAAAGAAG ATGGGAAATACCACGAGCAGATTAGAATAGCAGAAGATGCTACTGGTTACAGCTTCGAGACTCTGTTCAAGCCGTACATGAACAGTTTTCTCACAGAGGTCTGGGTACAAGACCCGTACATACGACACACACACCAA CTGTACAACTTCCTGCGCTTCTGTGAGATGCTGCTGAAAGCATCCTGCAAGGTGAAGAAGATCCATCTCCTTACCTCACAGGATGAA GCGGACAGCAGCCAGCAGAGCAGCGCTCTGGCCGAGCTGAAAGAGAGTCTGAGTGGTCAGGGAGTGACTCTAGACCTGCAGTACTCCTCCACGATACACGACAGGGAGATCAG gTTTGACAATGGTTGGATCATCAAGATAGGAAGAGGGCTGGATTACTTCAAGAGACCAAAG GGCCGATTCTCTATTGGATACTGTGACTATGACCTCAGGCAGTGCCACGAGACCAACgtagacatttttcacaccaagcacacaaaaacactatga
- the mrpl30 gene encoding 39S ribosomal protein L30, mitochondrial, which yields MSAFCRSLSSSVKILAGPTLPSPCAWFVSTRSKFTKARIKKELFEARSKEHEKYGGDPDQPHKLHIVTRVRSALRRPYWEKDMVKYFGLEKAHVPVIHKNTPAVNSQLKFIKHLIRIEPLRTPYGLPAEEDMADTYINSKGELVVRRLIHPVEPKAIES from the exons atgtcGGCTTTTTGTCGCAGTTTAAGCTCATCGGTTAAG ATCCTGGCAGGACCTACACTGCCTTCCCCTTGTGCGTGGTTTGTGTCTACACGCAGCAAATTTACCAAAGCAAGAATCAAAAAAGAG CTTTTTGAAGCAAGATCAAAAGAACATGAGAAATATGGAGGAGATCCAGACCAGCCTCACAAACTTCACATAGTGACACGAGTCAGGAGTGCGTTGAGGAGGCCGTACTGGGAGAAAGATATGGTGAAATACTTCGGTCTTGAAAAG GCACATGTACCTGTaattcacaaaaacacacctgcaGTCAATAGCCAGCTGAAATTCATCAAGCATCTTATAAG AATCGAGCCACTGAGGACGCCGTATGGACTCcctgctgaagaggacatggcTGACACATACATTAACAGTAAAGGAGAGTTGGTTGTTCGTCGCCTCATCCATCCTGTAGAGCCCAAGGCCATCGAATCTTAA
- the txndc9 gene encoding thioredoxin domain-containing protein 9 isoform X2 produces the protein MDGQSIQSMDIITKVLEQSVKQVEEKVDAQLSKLNEMDEDDLERLKERRLEALKKAQKQKQEWLSKGHGEYREIPSEKDFFGEVKESKNVVCHFYRNSTFRCKILDKHLAILAKKHVETKFIKLNVEKAPFLSERLRIKVIPTLALLIDGKTKDYVAGFSDLGNTDEFSTEMLEWRLGCADVINYSGNLMEPPTSAQRSSTKFTKVEKKTIRGRGYDSDSDSEDD, from the exons ATGGACGGCCAATCAATACAATCGATGGACATCATAACAAAGGTTTTGGAGCAATCAGTCAAGCAGGTGGAGGAGAAGGTGGATGCACAGCTGAGCAAACTAAATGAAATGGATGAAGATGATTTGGAGAGACTGAAGGAGAGGCGACTAGAGGCGCTGAAAAAAGCCCAAAAGCAGAAGCAG GAGTGGTTGTCTAAAGGCCATGGAGAGTACAGAGAGATCCCAAGTGAGAAAGACTTTTTCGGCGAGGTCAAAGAGAGCAAGAATGTTGTCTGCCACTTTTACAGAAATTCCACCTTCAG ATGCAAGATCCTTGACAAACACTTGGCCATCTTGGCAAAGAAGCATGTTGAAACCAAATTCATAAAACTGAATGTGGAAAAGGCCCCTTTTCTGTCAGAGAGGCTCCGGATCAAGGTCATTCCGACGCTGGCCTTGCTGATAGATGGAAAAACAAAGGACTATGTGGCTGGATTCTCTGACTTGGGAAACACAGACGAATTCTCCACAGAGATGCTTGAATGGAGACTCGGCTGCGCAGATGTCATTAACTACAG CGGTAACCTGATGGAGCCTCCTACATCGGCACAGAGGTCCAGCACAAAGTTCACAAAGGTCGAGAAGAAAACCATCAGAGGGCGAGGTTACGACTCAGACTCTGATTCTGAAGACGACTGA